Proteins from a genomic interval of Pseudomonas sp. RC10:
- a CDS encoding glycosyltransferase family 2 protein produces MHNPCAVIPVYNHELAVPAVVQELLNAGLPCVLVDDASSQACAAVLGSLAEQDKVFLVQLPVNQGKGGAVMAGLREAAKRGFSHALQVDADGQHDLNDIQVFLDHSREHPTSLICGYPQYDASVPKGRLYARYLTHVWVWINSLSLQIPDSMCGFRVYPLKPVLHLIDTVNLGKRMDFDPEILVRLSWRNQPMRWLPTKVHYPQDGLSHFRLFHDNALISKMHAKLFFGMLGRFPLILWRRWLP; encoded by the coding sequence ATGCATAACCCCTGCGCCGTCATCCCGGTCTACAACCATGAACTGGCCGTCCCGGCTGTGGTTCAGGAATTGCTGAACGCTGGCCTGCCGTGCGTGCTGGTCGATGACGCCAGCAGCCAGGCCTGTGCGGCGGTACTCGGGTCGCTTGCCGAGCAGGACAAGGTGTTTCTGGTCCAGCTCCCGGTCAACCAAGGCAAGGGCGGCGCCGTGATGGCGGGTCTGCGCGAGGCCGCAAAGCGGGGCTTTAGCCACGCCCTGCAAGTGGACGCCGATGGCCAGCACGATCTGAATGACATTCAAGTGTTTCTCGACCACTCCCGCGAACACCCGACATCGTTGATCTGTGGCTACCCGCAATACGACGCCAGCGTGCCGAAAGGTCGTCTGTACGCACGCTACCTGACCCACGTTTGGGTGTGGATCAACAGCCTGTCGCTGCAGATTCCCGATTCGATGTGCGGCTTTCGGGTGTACCCACTCAAGCCCGTCCTGCACCTCATCGATACCGTAAACCTCGGCAAACGCATGGATTTCGACCCCGAGATTCTCGTGCGCCTGTCCTGGCGCAACCAGCCAATGCGCTGGCTACCGACCAAGGTTCACTATCCTCAGGATGGCCTCTCCCACTTCCGCCTGTTTCATGACAATGCGCTGATTTCGAAAATGCACGCAAAGCTGTTTTTCGGCATGCTCGGGCGTTTCCCGCTGATCCTATGGCGGCGATGGTTGCCATGA
- a CDS encoding glycosyl transferase gives MSEAEQKQHWAEHEERGSFLLMKLTAWGVKVLGRRVLSPILHGIVLYFFLFGRSARRSAWQYQQRLSDWSQRPELRPTTWRVFRQFMAFADALLDKLDVWNGKLGLDQIEIVDDAHLRDQLRGERGQMLVGAHLGNLEVCRALAELGEKVTMNVLVHTKHAERFNRLLGEAGATNLRLIQVSELDPAIMLQLSQRLDEGEWLAIAGDRVPLHGGRNVRVNFLGHSAAFPQGPWLLAGLLKCPINLIFCLKGPGGYRVVLEPFARAIEWRRSDRQQVIAQWTQRYADRLAHYCLQAPQQWFNFYPFWKSDDEPST, from the coding sequence ATGAGCGAAGCCGAACAGAAGCAGCATTGGGCGGAGCACGAAGAGCGCGGCAGTTTCCTGCTGATGAAACTCACCGCCTGGGGCGTGAAGGTCCTTGGGCGCCGGGTGCTGAGCCCGATCCTCCACGGCATCGTGTTGTACTTTTTCCTGTTCGGCCGCAGCGCACGGCGCAGTGCGTGGCAATACCAACAGCGGCTTTCAGACTGGAGTCAGCGCCCCGAACTGCGTCCGACGACATGGCGAGTGTTCCGGCAATTCATGGCGTTCGCCGACGCATTGCTCGACAAGCTCGACGTGTGGAACGGCAAGCTGGGGCTGGACCAGATTGAAATCGTCGACGACGCTCATCTGCGTGATCAGTTGCGCGGCGAGCGCGGGCAGATGCTGGTGGGCGCCCACTTGGGCAATCTTGAAGTCTGTCGAGCGCTCGCCGAACTTGGCGAAAAAGTCACGATGAACGTGCTGGTGCACACTAAACACGCCGAGCGTTTCAATCGTCTACTGGGTGAGGCAGGCGCGACCAATCTGCGGCTGATTCAGGTCAGTGAGCTGGACCCGGCCATCATGCTGCAACTCAGCCAGCGTCTCGATGAAGGCGAGTGGCTGGCGATTGCTGGCGACCGGGTTCCGCTGCACGGCGGACGGAACGTCAGGGTCAACTTTCTCGGCCATTCGGCAGCATTCCCTCAAGGCCCGTGGCTGCTGGCAGGGCTGCTGAAATGCCCCATCAACCTGATTTTCTGCCTCAAGGGCCCCGGCGGTTATCGCGTGGTGCTTGAGCCGTTCGCTCGTGCCATCGAATGGCGGCGCAGTGATCGCCAACAGGTGATCGCACAGTGGACTCAACGTTACGCCGATCGCCTGGCGCACTACTGCCTGCAAGCACCGCAACAGTGGTTCAACTTCTACCCGTTCTGGAAATCCGATGACGAACCCAGCACCTGA
- a CDS encoding aromatic amino acid ammonia-lyase yields the protein MTNPAPEPIIFGERPLSIEDVLALSNRQRPTALQNDDAYRQRIAKGAQFLDSLLDKEGVIYGVTTGYGDSCVVAVPLQHVEALPHHLYTFHGCGLGKLLDAQATRSVLAARLRSLCHGVSGVRVELLERLQAFLEHDILPLIPEEGSVGASGDLTPLSYVAATLSGERDVMFKGERRQSADVHRQLGWDPLVLRPKEALALMNGTAVMTGLACLAFARADYLLKLATRITALNVVALQGNPEHFDERLFAAKPHPGQMQVAAWLREDLAINAPTAPLHRLQDRYSLRCAPHVLGVLADSLNWLRGFIEIELNSANDNPIIDAEAERVLHGGHFYGGHIAFAMDSLKTLVANVADLLDRQLALLVDERYNHGLPSNLSGSPADRAMINHGFKAVQIGTSAWTAEALKNTMPASVFSRSTECHNQDKVSMGTIAARDAIRVLELTEQVAAATLIAANQGVWLRSRVPEARPLPPVLAAMHEQLREDFPPVIEDRALEGELRLCLQRIADQHWRLHA from the coding sequence ATGACGAACCCAGCACCTGAGCCGATCATCTTCGGCGAACGTCCCCTGAGCATCGAGGACGTCCTTGCCCTGTCCAATCGCCAGCGGCCCACCGCGCTGCAAAACGACGACGCCTATCGTCAACGCATTGCCAAAGGCGCGCAGTTTCTCGACTCGCTGCTGGACAAGGAAGGCGTCATCTACGGCGTGACCACCGGCTATGGCGATTCCTGTGTGGTGGCCGTGCCGCTGCAACACGTCGAAGCCTTGCCTCATCATCTGTATACCTTTCATGGGTGCGGCCTCGGGAAACTGCTCGACGCACAGGCGACGCGCTCGGTACTGGCCGCCCGCTTGCGCTCGTTGTGCCACGGCGTCTCGGGCGTGCGGGTCGAACTGCTGGAACGCCTGCAAGCTTTTCTTGAACACGACATCCTGCCGCTGATCCCCGAAGAGGGTTCGGTGGGCGCCAGTGGCGACTTGACCCCGCTGTCCTACGTCGCAGCGACGCTGTCCGGTGAGCGAGATGTGATGTTCAAGGGCGAACGTCGCCAATCTGCCGACGTGCATCGCCAGTTAGGTTGGGACCCGCTGGTGCTGCGTCCCAAAGAAGCGCTGGCGCTGATGAACGGCACAGCTGTCATGACCGGGCTCGCGTGCCTGGCCTTCGCCCGCGCCGATTACCTGTTGAAGCTTGCGACCCGCATCACGGCGCTGAACGTCGTGGCGCTGCAAGGCAATCCGGAGCATTTCGACGAACGCCTGTTCGCTGCCAAGCCTCATCCGGGCCAAATGCAGGTGGCGGCGTGGCTGCGCGAGGATCTGGCGATCAATGCGCCGACCGCCCCGCTGCATCGCTTGCAGGATCGCTATTCCCTGCGCTGCGCCCCCCATGTGTTGGGCGTGCTGGCTGACAGCTTGAACTGGCTGCGGGGCTTCATCGAAATAGAGCTGAACAGCGCAAACGACAACCCGATCATCGACGCCGAAGCCGAGCGCGTGCTGCACGGCGGGCATTTCTACGGTGGCCACATCGCGTTCGCCATGGACAGCCTGAAGACCCTCGTTGCCAACGTTGCCGACCTGCTGGATCGCCAACTCGCGTTGCTGGTGGACGAACGTTACAACCACGGTCTGCCCAGTAACCTGTCTGGCTCGCCAGCAGACCGCGCGATGATCAATCACGGCTTCAAGGCCGTGCAGATCGGCACCAGCGCCTGGACCGCCGAAGCCCTGAAAAACACAATGCCTGCCAGCGTGTTTTCACGGTCCACCGAATGCCATAACCAGGACAAGGTGAGCATGGGCACCATCGCCGCGCGGGACGCGATTCGGGTGCTGGAGCTGACCGAGCAGGTCGCCGCCGCCACGCTGATCGCCGCCAACCAGGGCGTATGGCTGCGCAGTCGCGTTCCCGAAGCCCGCCCGCTGCCGCCGGTGCTGGCCGCCATGCACGAGCAACTGCGCGAGGACTTCCCCCCCGTCATCGAAGACCGCGCGCTGGAGGGCGAACTTCGCCTGTGCCTGCAACGCATCGCCGATCAACACTGGAGGCTGCATGCGTAG
- a CDS encoding acyl-CoA thioesterase translates to MRSKGVIHEDTEVLVPFFDVDTMHVVWHGHYVKYLEVARCALLDKLNHNYTQMRDSGYAWPVIDLQLRYVRGAVFGQRINVRASLVEWENRLKIDYLITDKATGERLTRASTVQVAVEIETREMQLASPKVFVEAVERALQC, encoded by the coding sequence ATGCGTAGCAAAGGCGTGATCCACGAAGACACCGAAGTGCTGGTGCCGTTTTTCGACGTCGACACCATGCACGTCGTCTGGCACGGGCACTACGTGAAATACCTGGAAGTGGCACGTTGCGCGTTGCTCGACAAGCTGAACCACAACTACACCCAGATGCGCGACTCGGGCTATGCGTGGCCGGTGATCGACCTGCAACTGCGTTACGTGCGGGGCGCGGTGTTCGGTCAGCGGATCAACGTGCGCGCCAGCCTGGTGGAATGGGAAAACCGCCTGAAAATCGATTACCTGATCACCGATAAAGCCACTGGCGAGCGCCTGACCCGCGCCAGCACCGTGCAGGTCGCTGTCGAGATCGAAACGCGTGAAATGCAATTGGCCTCGCCCAAGGTCTTCGTCGAAGCGGTCGAGAGGGCCTTGCAATGTTGA
- a CDS encoding outer membrane lipoprotein carrier protein LolA, which yields MRRLKQSIASKLTPTVAMLLSFNAHAFDLHQLSEQLAKPSVIHGSFIQEKHLRSLPQPLTSKGNFVLAKDFGLLWLLNTPLKQDYRISAAGIARRDADGSWQVIPGKTAGAQQNRLFLAVLQGDSSGLERDFELRVSGDAQAWQLTLVPRSLMLQQVFKQINIDGGALVERIELLETQGDRTLLKMIDSTSAQPLSDSERADFAR from the coding sequence ATGCGGCGGCTGAAACAATCCATCGCGAGCAAGCTCACTCCTACAGTTGCGATGTTGTTGAGCTTCAATGCCCACGCCTTCGACCTGCACCAGCTCAGCGAGCAACTGGCCAAACCGAGCGTGATCCACGGCAGCTTCATTCAGGAAAAACACCTGCGTTCATTGCCTCAGCCGCTGACCAGCAAAGGCAACTTCGTGCTGGCCAAGGATTTCGGTCTGCTGTGGCTATTGAATACGCCGCTCAAACAGGACTACCGAATCAGCGCTGCGGGTATCGCCCGTCGTGACGCCGACGGCAGTTGGCAAGTCATCCCCGGCAAAACCGCAGGCGCCCAGCAAAACCGGCTGTTCCTCGCCGTTCTGCAAGGCGACAGCAGCGGGCTGGAACGGGATTTCGAGTTGCGGGTGAGTGGCGATGCCCAAGCGTGGCAACTGACGCTGGTGCCACGTTCGCTGATGCTTCAACAGGTGTTCAAGCAGATCAACATCGACGGCGGCGCGCTGGTCGAGCGCATTGAGCTGTTGGAGACCCAGGGCGACAGAACGCTGCTGAAGATGATCGACAGCACCAGTGCCCAGCCGCTGAGCGACTCGGAGCGCGCCGACTTTGCCCGCTGA
- a CDS encoding tryptophan 7-halogenase, whose amino-acid sequence MPIADREHRQIVVIGAGPAGAIAAALLKRRGHDVLIIERQAFPRFSIGESLLSHCLDFVEEAGMLDAVHAAGFQVKNGAAFACGEQYSAFDFSETFSNGKPTTFQVQRADFDQLLADEAVRQGVDVRFQETLIAADFTAEQPVLDVQRGDGSQYRLQADFVFDASGYGRVLPRLLDLEAPSDFPLRQAVFTHVEDRIDDPGFDREKILVSVHPTMRDVWFWSIPFSNGRCSVGVVASAERFKDKPTDLDACLRAFIEETPSLQRVLQNAVWDTPARTIGGYAANVKTLHGQGFALLGNAAEFLDPVFSSGVTIAMRSASMAAAVLHRQLQGEAVDWENEFAVPLKKGVDTFRAYVEGWYDGSFQDVIFYPGSSDDIRRMICSILAGYAWDERNPFVAEPKRRLRMLAEICGGASE is encoded by the coding sequence GTGCCAATAGCTGATAGGGAACATCGCCAGATCGTCGTCATCGGCGCCGGTCCCGCCGGGGCAATTGCCGCCGCGTTGCTCAAACGTCGCGGCCATGACGTGTTGATCATCGAGCGCCAAGCCTTTCCGCGCTTCTCCATCGGCGAAAGCCTGCTGTCGCACTGCCTGGACTTCGTCGAAGAAGCGGGCATGCTCGACGCGGTGCACGCGGCGGGCTTTCAGGTGAAGAACGGCGCGGCGTTTGCGTGCGGCGAGCAATACAGTGCGTTCGATTTCAGCGAGACGTTCAGCAACGGCAAGCCGACAACGTTTCAGGTTCAGCGAGCCGATTTCGACCAACTGCTGGCCGACGAAGCAGTGCGTCAGGGCGTGGACGTTCGCTTTCAGGAAACCCTCATCGCGGCTGACTTCACGGCCGAACAGCCTGTGCTCGACGTGCAGCGCGGGGATGGCAGTCAGTACCGCCTGCAAGCCGACTTCGTCTTCGACGCCAGCGGCTACGGTCGCGTCCTGCCTCGTTTGCTCGACCTTGAAGCACCCTCAGACTTCCCGCTGCGTCAGGCCGTGTTCACCCACGTTGAAGACCGCATCGACGATCCGGGCTTCGACCGAGAAAAAATTCTGGTCAGCGTGCACCCGACGATGCGCGACGTGTGGTTCTGGTCGATCCCGTTCAGCAACGGCCGCTGCTCGGTCGGCGTGGTGGCGTCGGCCGAACGTTTCAAGGACAAACCCACCGACCTCGACGCCTGCCTGCGCGCCTTCATCGAGGAAACGCCCAGCCTTCAGCGCGTCCTGCAAAACGCGGTCTGGGACACCCCGGCAAGGACCATCGGCGGCTACGCGGCCAACGTCAAAACCCTCCACGGTCAAGGCTTCGCGCTGTTGGGGAACGCGGCGGAATTCCTGGACCCGGTGTTCTCCTCCGGGGTGACCATCGCCATGCGTTCGGCCAGCATGGCCGCCGCTGTACTCCATCGTCAGTTGCAGGGGGAAGCCGTGGACTGGGAAAACGAATTCGCCGTCCCGCTCAAGAAAGGCGTCGATACCTTCCGTGCCTACGTCGAAGGCTGGTATGACGGCAGTTTTCAGGACGTCATTTTTTATCCCGGCAGCAGCGATGACATCCGCCGCATGATCTGCTCGATCCTCGCGGGTTACGCCTGGGACGAGCGTAACCCGTTCGTGGCCGAGCCCAAACGACGCCTGCGCATGCTCGCGGAAATCTGTGGGGGTGCCAGCGAATGA
- a CDS encoding class I SAM-dependent methyltransferase has translation MSEPFFSHSYVEETRLGFLFLRSHTWQHHVLRVAINDLRGLFSEHPPENPVILDAGCGQGKSFQYLHSVFNPVKILGVDADPLSLRLSAEEAERRRLNVELIGSDCASLKLPDASVDMVFCHQTFHHLVEQEQALTEFYRVLKPGGYLLFAESTEAYIDTWVIRWFFRHPMHVQKSAAHYLDMLHGQGFQFTAKNVSYPYLWWSRARDFGLLERFKLVKPKPFGEREETLVNAVARKPLQAPFEGETP, from the coding sequence ATGAGCGAGCCTTTCTTCTCTCACAGCTACGTCGAAGAAACCCGGCTGGGTTTTCTGTTCTTGCGCAGCCACACCTGGCAGCACCACGTGCTGCGCGTGGCGATCAACGACCTGCGCGGCCTGTTCAGCGAACACCCACCCGAAAATCCGGTGATTCTCGACGCGGGTTGCGGTCAGGGAAAATCCTTCCAGTACCTGCACAGCGTGTTCAATCCGGTAAAAATCCTGGGTGTCGACGCCGATCCGCTCAGCCTGCGTCTCAGTGCCGAGGAAGCCGAGCGGCGACGCTTGAACGTCGAATTGATCGGCAGCGACTGCGCATCGCTTAAACTGCCCGACGCCAGCGTTGACATGGTGTTCTGCCACCAAACCTTCCATCATCTGGTCGAGCAGGAACAGGCGCTGACCGAGTTCTACCGCGTGCTCAAGCCGGGGGGCTATCTGCTATTCGCCGAGTCCACCGAGGCCTACATCGACACGTGGGTGATTCGCTGGTTCTTCCGCCATCCGATGCACGTACAGAAGAGCGCTGCGCATTATCTGGACATGCTGCACGGACAAGGTTTTCAATTTACCGCGAAGAACGTCTCTTACCCCTACCTGTGGTGGAGCCGCGCCAGGGATTTCGGCCTGCTGGAGCGTTTCAAGCTGGTTAAACCCAAGCCCTTTGGCGAACGTGAAGAGACGCTGGTGAATGCCGTCGCACGTAAACCGCTACAGGCACCATTCGAAGGTGAGACACCATGA
- a CDS encoding beta-ketoacyl-[acyl-carrier-protein] synthase family protein, translating into MTAYLNALGLICSLGDDRASVARTLFAGDTSGMRTESGWVPERSLPVASVKALLPEIPDALRGQSSRNNQLLLAAALQIEPEIREAIGHYGAARVGVILGTSTSGIDEASRGIASYLRDDAFPGDYDYRQQELGAPADFLATWLDVGGPAYVISTACTSSARALLSARRLLDMGLCDAVLCGGVDSLCKLTLNGFSSLEAVSSERCNPFSVNRNGINIGEAAVLFLMTREASADHRIALLGAGASSDAHHISAPEPTGRGAKAAMQKALDNARLMASDIDYLNLHGTATQHNDSMECLAVDALFPGGVPCSSTKPMSGHTLGAAGALEAAFCWLTLSSENDGHRLPPHVWDEQADTSLPALAWVKPGDEWPPRTPRRLMSNSFAFGGNNVSLIIGDAP; encoded by the coding sequence ATGACCGCTTACCTCAATGCACTGGGTCTTATCTGCTCGCTGGGCGATGACCGCGCAAGCGTGGCACGGACGTTGTTCGCGGGCGATACCTCAGGCATGCGGACTGAAAGCGGCTGGGTGCCTGAACGATCACTGCCCGTCGCGTCCGTGAAGGCCCTGCTTCCCGAGATTCCTGATGCGCTGCGCGGGCAGTCGAGCCGTAACAACCAACTGTTACTGGCAGCGGCGTTGCAGATCGAACCCGAAATCCGTGAAGCCATCGGGCATTACGGCGCTGCACGGGTCGGCGTGATTCTCGGCACCAGCACATCAGGGATCGATGAAGCCAGCCGGGGCATTGCCAGCTATCTTCGTGACGACGCGTTTCCCGGCGATTACGACTATCGTCAGCAAGAGCTCGGCGCGCCTGCGGATTTTCTGGCGACCTGGCTGGACGTAGGCGGCCCGGCCTACGTGATTTCCACCGCGTGCACGTCCAGCGCCCGCGCGTTGCTCAGCGCCCGTCGTCTGCTGGACATGGGCCTGTGCGACGCCGTGTTGTGTGGCGGCGTCGACAGTCTGTGCAAGCTGACACTCAACGGCTTTTCATCCCTCGAAGCCGTGTCCAGCGAGCGCTGCAATCCGTTTTCCGTCAATCGCAACGGCATCAATATTGGCGAAGCAGCGGTGCTGTTTCTGATGACCCGCGAAGCGAGTGCGGACCATCGGATTGCCCTGCTCGGCGCGGGGGCCAGCTCGGACGCGCATCACATCTCCGCCCCTGAACCCACGGGGCGCGGCGCTAAGGCAGCGATGCAGAAAGCCCTGGATAACGCCCGCCTGATGGCCTCTGACATTGACTATCTGAACCTGCATGGCACGGCGACCCAACACAACGATTCAATGGAATGCCTGGCCGTGGACGCGCTCTTTCCCGGCGGGGTGCCCTGTTCATCGACCAAGCCCATGAGCGGTCATACGCTCGGTGCAGCGGGCGCGCTGGAAGCAGCGTTTTGCTGGCTGACGCTCTCCTCCGAAAACGACGGGCATCGGCTGCCGCCTCATGTGTGGGACGAACAGGCCGATACGAGCCTGCCCGCGCTGGCGTGGGTCAAGCCCGGCGATGAATGGCCACCTCGCACACCGCGCCGATTGATGAGCAATTCGTTTGCCTTCGGTGGCAACAACGTCAGCCTGATCATCGGAGACGCCCCGTGA
- a CDS encoding hotdog family protein, producing MILIDEVIEFDEEQIRTRLNVRAGGLFNRADGSLPAWVGIELMAQSVAAYAGCQARVKREPVELGFLLGTRKFECNVEGFPMGSELIIHALRSLEDDNGMGVFECHLNGPGIHASARLNVYRPPQSAGYLAEGAVND from the coding sequence ATGATCCTCATCGACGAGGTGATCGAATTCGACGAAGAGCAGATCCGCACCCGCCTGAACGTACGCGCTGGCGGACTGTTCAATCGCGCCGATGGCAGCTTGCCCGCCTGGGTTGGCATTGAGCTGATGGCTCAAAGTGTCGCCGCTTATGCGGGGTGTCAGGCCCGAGTGAAGCGTGAGCCTGTCGAACTGGGATTCTTGTTGGGCACCCGGAAATTCGAATGCAATGTCGAAGGGTTTCCAATGGGCAGCGAATTGATCATTCATGCCCTCCGATCGTTAGAGGATGACAACGGCATGGGCGTCTTCGAATGCCACCTGAACGGGCCCGGCATTCACGCCAGCGCACGTCTGAACGTTTACCGTCCGCCCCAGTCGGCGGGCTATCTGGCTGAAGGAGCCGTGAATGACTGA
- the fabG gene encoding 3-oxoacyl-ACP reductase FabG → MTDSILVTGSSRGIGRAIALRLARSGYDIVLHCRNGRTEADAVQAEIRALGREARVLQFDVADRAACKAVLEEDVETHGAYYGVVCNAGLTRDGAFPALTDEDWDVVMRTNLDGFYNVLHPVMMPMIRRRAAGRIVCITSVSGLIGNRGQVNYSASKAGVIGAAKALAIELGKRKITVNCVAPGLIDTAMLDENVPVEELLKMIPAQRMGTPEEVAGAVNFLMSAEASYITRQVLAVNGGLC, encoded by the coding sequence ATGACTGATTCAATCCTGGTCACCGGTTCCAGCCGTGGCATTGGTCGCGCCATCGCGCTGCGCCTCGCACGGTCCGGCTATGACATCGTGTTGCACTGCCGCAATGGCCGCACCGAAGCCGACGCGGTGCAAGCCGAGATTCGCGCACTAGGCCGGGAAGCACGGGTGCTGCAATTCGACGTGGCCGATCGCGCCGCCTGCAAGGCCGTGCTTGAAGAGGACGTCGAAACCCATGGCGCTTATTACGGCGTGGTCTGCAACGCGGGCCTGACCCGCGATGGCGCCTTTCCGGCGTTGACCGACGAGGATTGGGACGTGGTCATGCGCACCAACCTGGACGGTTTCTACAACGTGCTGCACCCGGTGATGATGCCGATGATCCGCCGCCGCGCCGCCGGACGGATTGTCTGCATCACCTCGGTTTCCGGGCTGATCGGCAATCGCGGACAGGTCAATTACAGCGCCTCGAAAGCGGGCGTGATCGGGGCCGCCAAGGCGTTGGCCATCGAGTTGGGCAAGCGCAAGATCACGGTCAACTGCGTCGCACCCGGCCTGATCGACACCGCGATGCTGGATGAAAACGTGCCGGTGGAAGAGTTGCTGAAAATGATCCCCGCACAGCGCATGGGCACCCCAGAAGAAGTCGCCGGCGCCGTCAACTTCCTGATGTCGGCAGAAGCGTCGTACATCACCCGACAGGTGCTGGCCGTGAACGGAGGCTTGTGCTGA
- a CDS encoding beta-ketoacyl-ACP synthase, with protein sequence MKRVVVTGMAGITSLGSDWASIEANFSANRSGIRRMDEWDRFSELNTRLAGPIDDFAVPSHWTRKQLRSMGRVSRLAVGASEEALRDAGLLGDPIIRDGRMGVACGSSTGSTDEIKAFGNMLLNSVAEGLNANSYVRMMPHTTAANISIFFNLTGRLIPTSSACTSGSQGVGYAYEAIKFGRLPLMLAGGAEELCPTEAMVFDALYATSLKNDAPHTSPRPYDSGRDGLVIGEGGGMLVLEELEHALARGAKIHAEIVGFGSNADGVHTTRPEQVTMRRAMELALEDAGLSPDAIGYVNGHGTATEQGDIAETLATHSLFGARMPISSQKSFLGHTLGACGALESWFTIEMMKHDRYIHTLNLDGVDTRCGALDYLRGEPRAMSHEFVMNNNFAFGGVNTSLIFRRWP encoded by the coding sequence ATGAAGCGCGTCGTCGTCACCGGCATGGCCGGCATCACCTCGCTGGGCAGCGACTGGGCCAGCATCGAGGCCAATTTCAGCGCCAATCGCAGCGGCATCCGGCGCATGGACGAGTGGGATCGGTTCAGCGAGTTGAACACCCGTCTGGCCGGCCCCATCGATGATTTCGCGGTGCCCTCGCACTGGACGCGCAAACAACTGCGCAGCATGGGCCGCGTGTCACGGCTGGCGGTCGGCGCCTCGGAAGAAGCGTTGCGCGACGCCGGTTTGCTGGGCGATCCGATCATCCGTGACGGGCGCATGGGGGTGGCGTGCGGGTCTTCCACCGGCAGTACCGACGAGATCAAGGCGTTCGGCAACATGCTGCTCAATTCGGTGGCCGAAGGGCTGAACGCCAACTCGTACGTGCGGATGATGCCCCACACGACGGCAGCGAATATCAGCATCTTCTTCAACCTCACGGGCCGTCTCATTCCGACGTCCAGCGCGTGCACCAGCGGCAGTCAGGGCGTGGGCTATGCCTATGAAGCGATCAAGTTCGGGCGCCTGCCGTTGATGCTTGCCGGCGGTGCAGAAGAACTGTGCCCAACGGAGGCCATGGTGTTCGACGCGCTGTATGCGACCAGCCTGAAAAACGATGCGCCCCACACCAGTCCGCGTCCCTATGACAGCGGCCGTGACGGGCTGGTGATTGGTGAAGGCGGCGGCATGCTGGTCCTTGAAGAGCTGGAACATGCACTGGCCCGTGGCGCGAAGATTCACGCTGAAATCGTGGGGTTTGGCAGCAATGCCGATGGCGTACACACCACGCGTCCCGAGCAGGTCACAATGCGCCGGGCGATGGAGCTGGCGCTGGAAGACGCGGGCCTTTCTCCGGATGCCATCGGTTACGTCAATGGCCACGGCACCGCAACCGAGCAAGGGGACATCGCTGAAACCCTGGCCACCCACAGCCTGTTCGGCGCGCGCATGCCGATCAGCTCGCAGAAGAGTTTCCTCGGCCACACGCTGGGTGCGTGCGGTGCGCTGGAGTCGTGGTTCACCATCGAAATGATGAAGCACGACCGCTACATCCATACCCTCAATCTGGACGGCGTCGATACCCGTTGCGGGGCGCTGGACTACCTGCGCGGCGAGCCCCGCGCCATGAGCCACGAGTTCGTGATGAACAACAATTTTGCCTTCGGCGGGGTCAACACGTCGTTGATTTTCCGTCGCTGGCCGTGA
- a CDS encoding excinuclease — MKLKVWAATAAIILGALPGISQARDTALYLPFDKVVAQMLQEKKLDGSVKFYLAGVTPKGKVSVLSPNAVTNKKTNAFNKSDNDACEWALQSAILQLNEAAKGAGANAVVNIASYYKKIERKDPATYECHAGAIMAGVALKGDLAKVQ, encoded by the coding sequence ATGAAACTGAAAGTCTGGGCGGCCACCGCTGCAATCATTCTGGGCGCGCTGCCCGGTATCAGTCAGGCACGGGATACCGCGCTGTATCTGCCGTTCGACAAGGTCGTCGCACAAATGCTTCAAGAGAAGAAACTGGACGGCAGCGTGAAGTTCTACCTGGCGGGTGTCACGCCAAAAGGGAAAGTGTCGGTGCTATCGCCGAACGCTGTGACCAACAAGAAAACCAACGCCTTCAACAAAAGCGACAACGACGCCTGCGAGTGGGCGCTGCAATCAGCCATCCTGCAATTGAACGAAGCGGCGAAAGGCGCAGGGGCAAATGCCGTGGTTAACATCGCCAGCTACTACAAGAAGATCGAACGCAAAGACCCTGCAACCTACGAATGCCACGCCGGGGCCATCATGGCAGGCGTCGCGTTGAAAGGTGACCTGGCGAAGGTGCAGTAA